The following coding sequences are from one Pseudonocardia sp. EC080619-01 window:
- a CDS encoding alpha/beta fold hydrolase, with amino-acid sequence MSRRVVTRDGTGLHVCESGPASAPVTVLLAHGWTLDERCWAPVADALVASGGAAAPRVVRYDHRGHGRSDDTPDELKTLDRLADDMAEVIGQVAPSGPLVLAGHSMGGMTAMALAQRYPDLVASRVAGVALVATASGGLGGAATLGLTGRRAELFLAGKDKVTVSPLWTGRRSLSTHPALLRAGLQPLLLGRRPDRLAVRATCEAIAACRPTTVSGFTPTLTEHERDEALEAFAALPVEILAGSRDRLTPPRFSRRIRDRLPRAGLTVFPDAGHMLPVERVGGVTARIAALVRQAAATRAA; translated from the coding sequence ATGAGCAGGCGGGTCGTGACCCGGGACGGGACCGGGCTGCACGTGTGCGAGTCGGGTCCGGCGTCGGCGCCGGTCACCGTGCTGCTGGCGCACGGCTGGACCCTCGACGAGCGCTGCTGGGCGCCGGTGGCCGACGCGCTGGTGGCGTCCGGCGGGGCCGCGGCACCGCGCGTCGTGCGCTACGACCACCGCGGCCACGGCCGGTCCGACGACACCCCGGACGAGCTCAAGACCCTCGACCGCCTCGCCGACGACATGGCCGAGGTGATCGGGCAGGTGGCGCCGTCCGGGCCGCTCGTGCTGGCCGGGCACTCGATGGGCGGGATGACCGCGATGGCGCTGGCCCAGCGGTATCCGGACCTGGTGGCGTCGCGGGTCGCGGGCGTCGCGCTGGTCGCCACGGCCAGCGGCGGGCTCGGGGGCGCGGCCACGCTCGGGCTGACCGGGCGTCGCGCCGAACTGTTCCTGGCGGGGAAGGACAAGGTCACGGTCAGTCCGCTGTGGACGGGCCGGCGCTCGCTGAGCACCCACCCCGCGCTGCTGCGGGCCGGCCTGCAGCCGTTGCTGCTGGGCAGGCGTCCGGACCGGCTCGCGGTGCGGGCGACCTGCGAGGCGATCGCCGCCTGCCGCCCGACGACCGTCTCCGGCTTCACTCCGACCCTCACCGAGCACGAGCGCGACGAGGCACTGGAGGCGTTCGCCGCGCTCCCGGTCGAGATCCTGGCGGGCTCGCGGGACCGGCTGACCCCGCCGCGGTTCTCGCGGCGCATCCGGGACCGGCTGCCGCGGGCGGGCCTGACCGTGTTCCCGGACGCCGGGCACATGCTTCCCGTCGAGCGCGTCGGCGGGGTGACGGCCCGGATCGCCGCCCTGGTCCGGCAGGCCGCCGCGACGCGGGCGGCCTGA
- a CDS encoding TIGR02569 family protein produces the protein MTAARTLATAPAASALPEHVRVAFGVRDTSPRPVVWAGQRAWQCGDVLLRPVSDHVVAAWSATVLENLEVDGVRLARPVRSSDGRWVVGGWAASRYVPGAPEPRHDEVVVASLRLHAATSTVLRPRLLDDRDDLLSRSAAAAFGERKLDLHPETGGALFEELAAHRRTIRLTPQVVHGELFGAMLFDPTGRPAVLDLVPFWRPAEWAAAVVVVDAVAWGGADDDLLERWSELPEWPQSLLRAVLYRLALHAQHPDATTESLAGIERVAGLVSRRL, from the coding sequence GTGACCGCAGCCCGCACGCTCGCCACCGCGCCGGCCGCGAGCGCCCTGCCCGAGCACGTCCGCGTCGCGTTCGGCGTCCGAGACACCTCCCCGCGCCCCGTGGTGTGGGCGGGGCAGCGGGCCTGGCAGTGCGGTGACGTGCTGTTGCGTCCGGTCTCGGACCACGTCGTCGCCGCCTGGTCGGCGACGGTCCTGGAGAACCTCGAGGTCGACGGTGTCCGGCTGGCCCGTCCGGTCCGGTCGTCCGACGGGCGCTGGGTCGTCGGCGGGTGGGCGGCGTCGCGCTACGTGCCCGGCGCGCCGGAGCCGCGGCACGACGAGGTCGTCGTCGCGTCGCTGCGCCTGCACGCCGCGACCTCCACGGTGCTGCGCCCGCGGCTGCTCGACGACCGCGACGACCTGCTGTCCCGTTCCGCCGCCGCCGCGTTCGGCGAGCGCAAGCTGGACCTGCACCCCGAGACCGGCGGCGCGCTGTTCGAGGAGCTGGCGGCGCACCGGCGCACGATCCGGCTCACCCCGCAGGTCGTCCACGGCGAGCTCTTCGGCGCGATGCTGTTCGACCCGACCGGCCGACCGGCCGTCCTCGATCTCGTGCCGTTCTGGCGGCCCGCGGAGTGGGCGGCGGCCGTCGTCGTCGTGGACGCCGTCGCCTGGGGCGGTGCCGACGACGATCTCCTCGAGCGCTGGTCGGAGCTGCCCGAGTGGCCGCAGTCGCTGCTGCGCGCGGTGCTCTACCGGCTCGCGCTGCACGCCCAGCACCCCGACGCGACGACCGAGTCGCTGGCCGGCATCGAGCGCGTCGCCGGGCTGGTCAGCCGCCGGCTCTGA
- a CDS encoding DUF3107 domain-containing protein yields the protein MKVKIGIAETPRELVVSSDRTPDEVAQLVSGAMKSDDGLLDLTDDQGNRFVVPVARISYVEIGPSEERKVGFGLGG from the coding sequence GTGAAGGTCAAGATCGGCATCGCGGAGACGCCGCGGGAGCTCGTGGTGTCCAGCGACCGCACCCCGGACGAGGTCGCCCAGCTGGTGAGCGGGGCGATGAAGTCCGACGACGGCCTGCTGGACCTCACCGACGACCAGGGCAACCGGTTCGTCGTTCCGGTCGCGCGGATCTCGTACGTGGAGATCGGCCCGTCGGAGGAGCGCAAGGTCGGGTTCGGCCTCGGCGGCTGA
- a CDS encoding diiron oxygenase, with protein MSGTAHVLGRNGRTGSKANPADREDTARRLLRSSVDKSYEPSIDIDWDAPLVEGKYGIVPERVSLYGTPLWDGLTEEQRITLSIHEFCSVARIGLWFEMILMQMLLRYAYDRDPRRAHIQYALVEIADECRHSMMFAKATERYGVPDYAPRRLTHEQGRLMKTIGTGPAMFAGTLYVEEILDQMQREGMRDERVQPLSRMINKIHVTEEARHVRYAREELQRIMPRTNYAERAWARYLTARIAYVVARNLIHPDVYRSVGIDPAVGRKAAMANPHHHEMLRWSARKLVPFLREQKVVGGPTEALWKRAHLI; from the coding sequence GTGTCCGGAACAGCACACGTCCTCGGCCGGAATGGTCGCACGGGGAGCAAGGCGAACCCGGCCGACCGGGAGGACACCGCGCGACGGCTGCTGCGCAGCTCCGTCGACAAGTCCTACGAGCCGTCGATCGACATCGACTGGGACGCCCCGCTCGTGGAGGGCAAGTACGGGATCGTCCCGGAACGCGTGTCGCTCTACGGGACCCCGCTCTGGGACGGGCTGACCGAGGAGCAGCGGATCACCCTGTCGATCCACGAGTTCTGCAGCGTCGCCCGGATCGGGCTGTGGTTCGAGATGATCCTCATGCAGATGCTGCTGCGCTACGCCTACGACCGCGACCCCCGCCGCGCGCACATCCAGTACGCCCTGGTCGAGATCGCCGACGAGTGCCGGCACTCGATGATGTTCGCGAAGGCGACCGAGCGCTACGGCGTGCCGGACTACGCACCCCGGCGGCTCACCCACGAGCAGGGCCGTCTGATGAAGACGATCGGTACCGGGCCCGCCATGTTCGCCGGGACCCTCTACGTCGAGGAGATCCTCGACCAGATGCAGCGCGAGGGGATGCGCGACGAGCGCGTCCAGCCGCTCTCCCGCATGATCAACAAGATCCACGTGACGGAGGAGGCCCGGCACGTCCGCTACGCCCGCGAGGAGCTGCAGCGGATCATGCCGAGGACCAACTACGCCGAGCGTGCCTGGGCGCGGTACCTCACGGCACGGATCGCCTACGTCGTGGCGCGCAACCTGATCCACCCCGACGTGTACCGCAGTGTCGGGATCGACCCGGCGGTCGGCCGGAAGGCGGCCATGGCCAACCCGCACCACCACGAGATGCTGCGCTGGTCGGCGCGCAAGCTGGTCCCGTTCCTGCGGGAGCAGAAGGTCGTCGGCGGGCCGACCGAGGCGCTGTGGAAGCGCGCACACCTGATCTGA
- a CDS encoding TetR/AcrR family transcriptional regulator translates to MTGTATPRGARLSRGARRAQLLLAARDVFADQGYHAAAMDDIAERAGVSKPVLYQHFPGKLELYQALLTTYAEELVERVSGAIERTDDNKERVQAAVAAYFDFVAGEGRAYRLVFESDLRGDAEAAALVESALDRCIDAVAGAVTTDAGLDHDRARLLAVGLVGLSQVGAQYWLDSDQRVPRDEAVALMTSLAWRGIAGFPKQSGEQ, encoded by the coding sequence ATGACCGGAACCGCCACGCCTCGGGGCGCTCGCCTGTCCCGTGGAGCGCGGCGCGCCCAGCTGTTGCTGGCCGCCCGCGACGTCTTCGCCGACCAGGGCTATCACGCCGCCGCCATGGACGACATCGCCGAGCGGGCGGGTGTCAGCAAGCCGGTTCTCTACCAGCACTTCCCCGGGAAGCTGGAGCTGTACCAGGCGCTGCTGACGACCTACGCCGAGGAGCTCGTCGAGCGGGTCTCGGGGGCGATCGAGCGCACCGACGACAACAAGGAACGCGTGCAGGCCGCGGTCGCGGCGTACTTCGACTTCGTCGCCGGGGAGGGCCGGGCCTACCGGCTGGTGTTCGAGTCGGACCTGCGCGGCGACGCGGAGGCCGCGGCCCTCGTCGAGAGCGCGCTGGACCGCTGCATCGACGCGGTCGCGGGCGCCGTCACCACCGACGCCGGGCTCGACCACGACCGCGCCCGGCTGCTCGCCGTCGGACTGGTCGGGCTCAGCCAGGTCGGTGCCCAGTACTGGCTGGACTCCGACCAGCGGGTCCCCCGGGACGAGGCCGTGGCGCTGATGACCTCGCTCGCCTGGCGGGGCATCGCCGGCTTCCCGAAGCAGTCCGGCGAGCAGTAG
- a CDS encoding TetR/AcrR family transcriptional regulator — protein MERDVKPDARVRRREERRAEMVDAAVGAIREHGPGVSVAQIAAAAGITKPVLYRHFADRADLQRAVGEHAAEMLMERISPVLAIDAEPIEHVAAVIDAFLGMIEDEPHLYRFVVSNPAEPTAGAEVAEDVRGRIGAVLTTLFGERLRAEGRDSGGAEVWAHGLIGMVQSAGDWWLDRRTMSREALTNYLSAIIWGGIAGVSGVDSPTANADILRLVPDPHTPTGTDTGSTP, from the coding sequence GTGGAGAGGGATGTCAAGCCGGACGCACGCGTCCGACGCCGGGAGGAACGCCGGGCCGAGATGGTCGACGCGGCCGTCGGAGCCATCCGCGAGCACGGACCCGGGGTCTCGGTCGCGCAGATCGCCGCCGCGGCGGGGATCACCAAACCCGTCCTGTACCGGCACTTCGCCGACCGGGCCGACCTGCAGCGCGCCGTGGGCGAGCACGCGGCGGAGATGCTCATGGAGCGCATCTCCCCCGTCCTCGCCATCGACGCGGAGCCGATCGAGCACGTCGCCGCGGTGATCGACGCCTTCCTCGGCATGATCGAGGACGAGCCGCACCTGTACCGGTTCGTGGTGTCCAACCCCGCCGAGCCGACGGCCGGTGCCGAGGTCGCCGAGGACGTCCGCGGCCGGATCGGCGCGGTCCTCACCACGCTGTTCGGGGAGCGGTTGCGCGCCGAGGGCCGCGACTCGGGCGGCGCCGAGGTCTGGGCCCACGGCCTGATCGGCATGGTCCAGTCGGCGGGCGACTGGTGGCTCGACCGGCGCACGATGAGCCGGGAGGCGCTCACCAACTACCTGTCCGCGATCATCTGGGGCGGGATCGCCGGGGTCTCCGGGGTCGACTCGCCGACGGCGAACGCCGACATCCTGCGGCTCGTCCCGGACCCGCACACCCCGACCGGCACCGACACCGGGAGCACCCCGTGA
- a CDS encoding alpha/beta fold hydrolase, whose protein sequence is MAAGTTLPVHPPVTAPRSGAATGAEPRLADPTTLASLGSDQAPWPGRTVTAGGVSLHVRETPGDPGTEAVYVHGLAGSATNWTDLAGLLGTRASGLSVDLPGFGLSEPTASRDFTPDGMADALLCWLAGRGRPVHLVGNSLGGLICMTVAARRPELVRTLTLVSPAMPDLRPDPRRLSDPRMALAMVPVLGRGARRALAAEPLRSRAERIVKVCFADPQRGSERRLEELIAEHEHRATLPWAAEASDGATRGLLAVWAGRTAWQRASRVRVPTLVVWGGADRVVTPKLARRTASALDAGLLVLPETGHVAQIERPEAVARAVAGLWDGGRTGIGEDGGDPVR, encoded by the coding sequence ATGGCCGCCGGTACGACGCTCCCCGTTCATCCGCCCGTCACCGCGCCCCGGTCCGGGGCGGCGACGGGTGCGGAGCCGCGCCTGGCCGACCCCACGACCCTCGCATCACTGGGGTCCGACCAGGCACCGTGGCCCGGCCGGACGGTCACCGCGGGCGGGGTGTCGCTGCACGTCCGGGAGACCCCGGGCGATCCCGGCACCGAGGCGGTCTACGTCCACGGCCTCGCCGGGTCGGCGACCAACTGGACCGATCTCGCCGGGCTGCTGGGCACCCGCGCCAGCGGACTGTCGGTGGACCTGCCGGGCTTCGGGCTGTCCGAGCCGACGGCGTCGCGCGACTTCACCCCGGACGGCATGGCCGACGCGCTGCTCTGCTGGCTGGCCGGTCGCGGCCGGCCGGTGCACCTCGTCGGGAACTCGCTCGGTGGCCTGATCTGCATGACGGTCGCGGCCCGCCGTCCGGAGCTGGTCCGGACCCTGACGCTGGTGTCGCCCGCGATGCCGGACCTGCGCCCGGACCCGCGGCGGCTGTCCGACCCGCGGATGGCGCTCGCCATGGTGCCGGTCCTCGGCCGCGGCGCCCGGCGCGCGCTCGCCGCCGAGCCGCTGCGCAGCCGGGCCGAGCGGATCGTGAAGGTCTGCTTCGCCGACCCGCAGCGCGGCTCCGAGCGACGGCTGGAGGAACTGATCGCCGAGCACGAGCACCGGGCGACGCTGCCGTGGGCGGCCGAGGCCTCCGACGGCGCCACCCGCGGGCTGCTCGCGGTGTGGGCGGGCCGGACGGCGTGGCAGCGGGCGTCCCGGGTGCGGGTGCCCACGCTGGTGGTGTGGGGCGGCGCCGACCGCGTCGTCACCCCGAAGCTCGCCCGGCGGACGGCGTCGGCGCTGGACGCGGGTCTGCTGGTGCTCCCGGAGACCGGGCACGTCGCCCAGATCGAGCGTCCCGAGGCGGTGGCCCGCGCCGTCGCCGGGCTGTGGGACGGCGGCCGCACCGGCATCGGGGAAGATGGTGGCGACCCGGTGCGTTGA
- a CDS encoding NarK/NasA family nitrate transporter → MTTSASPRRIGGRWIEHWDPEDEGFWERTGKAIASRNLWQSIFSEHIGFSVWTMWSVLVLFMGPEYGIDAAQKFFLVAVPTLVGSILRLPYTFAVARFGGRNWTVFSAALLIVPLILAMVVVQPGVSYTTLLVVAAFAGVGGGNFASSMANINAFFPEKSKGWALGLNAGGGNLGVPVIQLLGLLVIALLGAGQPRVLIAIYIPLVVVSAALAWVRMDNIAAMSNDTGAFVEACRDRQTWIMSFLYIGTFGSFIGYSFAFGLVLQNQFDRTPLQAAMVTFIGPLIGSLIRPYGGKLADRFGGATVTLWNFAGMAVATAIIIAASGAQSLGFFTAGFILLFTLSGIGNGSTYKMIPAIFTGRARIAIAEGADRETELGTARRLSGAVIGIAGAVGALGGLFINLAFRQSFLSVQSGTPAFWAFLAFYVVCIGVTWAVYLRPKQASVPGGAELARV, encoded by the coding sequence GTGACCACCTCAGCATCCCCGCGCCGCATCGGCGGCCGCTGGATCGAGCACTGGGACCCCGAGGACGAGGGCTTCTGGGAGCGCACCGGCAAGGCGATCGCGAGCCGCAACCTCTGGCAGTCGATCTTCTCCGAGCACATCGGGTTCTCGGTGTGGACGATGTGGTCGGTCCTGGTCCTGTTCATGGGGCCGGAGTACGGCATCGACGCGGCACAGAAGTTCTTCCTGGTCGCGGTGCCGACCCTGGTCGGGTCGATCCTGCGGCTGCCCTACACGTTCGCGGTCGCGCGGTTCGGCGGTCGCAACTGGACGGTGTTCTCGGCGGCCCTGCTGATCGTCCCGCTGATCCTGGCGATGGTCGTCGTCCAGCCCGGGGTCTCGTACACGACGCTGCTGGTCGTGGCCGCGTTCGCCGGTGTCGGTGGCGGCAACTTCGCCTCGTCGATGGCCAACATCAACGCCTTCTTCCCGGAGAAGAGCAAGGGCTGGGCGCTCGGGCTGAACGCCGGCGGCGGGAACCTCGGCGTCCCGGTGATCCAGCTGCTCGGCCTGCTGGTGATCGCGCTGCTGGGCGCGGGCCAGCCCCGGGTGCTGATCGCGATCTACATCCCGCTGGTCGTCGTCTCCGCGGCGCTCGCCTGGGTGCGGATGGACAACATCGCGGCGATGTCGAACGACACCGGCGCGTTCGTCGAGGCCTGCCGGGACCGGCAGACCTGGATCATGTCGTTCCTCTACATCGGCACCTTCGGGTCCTTCATCGGCTACTCCTTCGCGTTCGGGCTGGTGCTGCAGAACCAGTTCGACCGGACGCCGCTGCAGGCCGCGATGGTCACCTTCATCGGCCCGCTCATCGGCTCCCTGATCCGTCCCTACGGCGGCAAGCTGGCCGACCGGTTCGGCGGCGCGACCGTCACGCTGTGGAACTTCGCCGGCATGGCGGTGGCGACGGCGATCATCATCGCCGCGTCCGGTGCGCAGTCGCTCGGGTTCTTCACGGCCGGCTTCATCCTGCTGTTCACGCTGTCCGGCATCGGCAACGGCTCGACCTACAAGATGATCCCGGCGATCTTCACGGGGCGGGCCCGGATCGCGATCGCCGAGGGCGCCGACCGGGAGACCGAGCTCGGCACCGCGCGCCGGCTGTCCGGCGCGGTGATCGGCATCGCCGGTGCGGTCGGTGCGCTCGGTGGTCTGTTCATCAACCTGGCCTTCCGGCAGTCGTTCCTGTCCGTGCAGTCGGGCACCCCGGCGTTCTGGGCCTTCCTCGCCTTCTACGTGGTGTGCATCGGCGTCACCTGGGCGGTCTACCTGCGGCCGAAGCAGGCGTCCGTCCCCGGTGGTGCGGAGCTCGCCCGGGTCTGA
- a CDS encoding HAD family hydrolase: MRRPVPVPAAVAAVAALLLPLAGPVVPPSAHPGVLVGAVLLGAAVVCGAGRHGHRAAARALRQGSVTADAGVSLATLPALTWSGFALLTPALGGPGAPTGIRDPGALLTGPSLLPGIAAVLTVVALAVRVTGRSDDDGPGEDALGAAADRWCVRMVPVTALLALAVAGFRAGTGRPWDDAATAAVAVLLAGCPLVLLAAVPAAVRAADRACGTAVRLPLPAAGRPDPVGWTAPHRGPRPADRVDTVALAGPEVLTGAVPAPLVVHPARGEDTATVLRLAGSVATGIAAGSDLGPLGRALAAQAPDALPDVAEADERPGLGMSGLVAELLPAPDDGSAPPGAGIGTLERSSPTVVAHAVLLGAPAWLLEHGIGLPADLAVQRERAEAEGHAIVAAAWDGTARAVLELTRSPHDGAGPGLDALRAAGTEPVLLTPDDDGPARALAAAAGLDPADPDAVRPGLDPGGRAAAVAGLRVRGRTVAVAADPGTDPAALDRADLAVELHPRAPGPAAPDPVPAPAGGSARIVARGGPAEVATALELARRARAHARSGIVAGVVVGAAAVVAAVAGAPAVPVAAVPVLGAAAVRVRRIRPGR, encoded by the coding sequence GTGCGCCGACCCGTGCCGGTCCCCGCCGCCGTCGCGGCCGTGGCGGCACTGCTGCTCCCGCTCGCCGGGCCGGTGGTGCCCCCGTCCGCGCACCCGGGCGTCCTCGTGGGGGCCGTCCTGCTGGGGGCCGCCGTCGTGTGCGGCGCCGGGCGGCACGGGCACCGGGCGGCCGCCCGTGCACTGCGGCAGGGCTCCGTCACCGCCGACGCCGGCGTCTCGCTGGCGACCCTGCCGGCACTCACCTGGTCGGGCTTTGCTCTGCTCACCCCGGCGCTCGGGGGGCCGGGCGCGCCCACCGGGATCCGGGATCCCGGAGCGCTCCTGACCGGACCGTCCCTGCTGCCGGGGATCGCGGCCGTGCTGACGGTGGTCGCCCTGGCCGTCCGGGTCACCGGACGGAGCGACGACGACGGGCCGGGCGAGGACGCGCTCGGCGCGGCCGCCGACCGGTGGTGCGTGCGGATGGTCCCGGTCACGGCGCTGCTCGCGCTGGCCGTCGCCGGGTTCCGTGCGGGCACCGGCCGGCCCTGGGACGACGCCGCGACGGCCGCGGTGGCCGTCCTGCTCGCCGGCTGCCCGCTGGTGCTGCTCGCCGCGGTCCCGGCGGCCGTACGGGCCGCGGACCGGGCCTGCGGGACGGCCGTGCGGCTCCCGCTGCCGGCGGCGGGCCGGCCCGATCCGGTCGGCTGGACCGCCCCGCACCGCGGTCCGCGCCCCGCCGACCGGGTCGACACGGTCGCTCTCGCGGGGCCGGAGGTGCTGACCGGTGCCGTCCCCGCGCCGCTCGTCGTGCACCCGGCGCGCGGGGAGGACACGGCCACCGTGCTGCGCCTGGCCGGGTCGGTCGCCACCGGGATCGCGGCCGGTTCGGACCTCGGGCCCCTCGGCCGCGCGCTCGCCGCACAGGCCCCGGACGCGCTCCCGGACGTCGCCGAGGCCGACGAGCGGCCGGGGCTGGGCATGTCCGGGCTGGTCGCCGAGCTGCTCCCGGCGCCGGACGACGGGAGCGCGCCCCCGGGAGCCGGGATCGGGACGCTCGAGCGCAGCTCCCCGACCGTCGTCGCGCACGCGGTGCTCCTCGGCGCGCCCGCCTGGCTGCTCGAGCACGGCATCGGGCTGCCCGCCGACCTGGCCGTGCAACGCGAGCGGGCCGAGGCCGAGGGACACGCGATCGTCGCGGCCGCCTGGGACGGCACCGCCCGGGCCGTCCTGGAGCTGACCCGGTCCCCGCACGACGGCGCCGGCCCCGGCCTGGACGCGCTGCGGGCGGCCGGGACGGAGCCGGTCCTGCTCACCCCCGACGACGACGGCCCCGCCCGCGCGCTCGCCGCCGCCGCCGGCCTGGACCCGGCCGACCCCGACGCCGTCCGGCCGGGCCTGGATCCGGGCGGGCGCGCGGCCGCCGTCGCCGGGCTGCGGGTGCGTGGCCGCACGGTCGCGGTGGCAGCCGATCCCGGGACCGACCCGGCGGCGCTGGACCGGGCCGATCTGGCCGTCGAGCTGCACCCGCGGGCCCCGGGGCCGGCCGCACCGGACCCGGTCCCGGCGCCCGCCGGCGGATCGGCGAGGATCGTCGCCCGGGGCGGCCCCGCCGAGGTGGCCACGGCCCTCGAGCTGGCCCGCCGGGCGCGGGCGCACGCCCGCTCCGGGATCGTCGCGGGGGTCGTCGTGGGTGCGGCGGCGGTCGTCGCCGCGGTGGCCGGAGCACCCGCGGTGCCGGTCGCCGCGGTGCCGGTGCTCGGGGCGGCCGCGGTCCGCGTCCGCCGGATCCGCCCCGGCCGGTGA
- a CDS encoding DUF4873 domain-containing protein: MSDDDEGYRGPAELVVDGETLAVEVLLDARHEPFDGRMHWSGRVLAHPRLTELLGTGGGRAEVRTPGHSAVGALSEPDPWDRFRITGTGPPPFPLDDPPPPASD; this comes from the coding sequence GTGAGCGACGACGACGAGGGCTACCGCGGGCCGGCCGAGCTGGTCGTCGACGGGGAGACGCTGGCCGTCGAGGTCCTGCTCGACGCGCGGCACGAACCGTTCGACGGCCGCATGCACTGGTCGGGCCGGGTGCTCGCGCACCCCCGGCTGACCGAGCTACTGGGCACCGGCGGCGGCCGGGCCGAGGTGCGGACGCCAGGGCACTCCGCGGTCGGCGCGCTCTCCGAGCCGGACCCCTGGGACCGGTTCCGGATCACCGGGACCGGCCCGCCGCCGTTCCCCCTGGACGATCCACCCCCGCCCGCGAGCGACTGA
- the moeZ gene encoding adenylyltransferase/sulfurtransferase MoeZ, protein MALPPLVEPATELTKEEVERYSRHLIIPDVGMDGQKRLKNAKVLVVGAGGLGSPALLYLAAAGVGTLGIVEFDVVDESNLQRQVIHGQSDIDRPKAESARDSIREVNPYVEVRLHNERLTSENVLDVFRDYDLILDGTDNFATRYLVNDAAVLLGKPYVWGSIFRFEGQASVFWEDAPDGQGLNYRDLYPEPPPPGMVPSCAEGGVLGVLCASIGSIMVNEAVKLITGIGEPLLGRLVIYDALETTWRQVKIRKDPETPKITELIDYEAFCGTVTQDAQDAAAGNTITVGELKQMIDAGKDFQLIDVREPHEYEIVNIPGATLIPKDRILSGEALSEISQDRPVVLHCKSGGRSAEALAALHKAGFADAVHVGGGVLSWVKQIDPSQPTY, encoded by the coding sequence ATGGCGCTACCGCCGCTGGTGGAGCCGGCTACCGAGCTCACCAAGGAAGAGGTCGAGCGGTACAGCCGCCACCTCATCATCCCGGATGTCGGGATGGATGGTCAGAAGCGGCTGAAGAACGCCAAGGTCCTGGTCGTCGGTGCCGGCGGGCTCGGCTCGCCCGCCCTGCTGTACCTGGCCGCCGCGGGTGTCGGGACGCTCGGCATCGTCGAGTTCGACGTCGTCGACGAGTCCAACCTGCAGCGCCAGGTCATCCACGGCCAGTCGGACATCGACCGGCCGAAGGCCGAGTCGGCCCGTGACTCGATCCGCGAGGTCAACCCCTACGTCGAGGTCCGGCTGCACAACGAGCGACTGACCAGTGAGAACGTCCTCGACGTCTTCCGGGACTACGACCTGATCCTGGACGGCACGGACAACTTCGCCACCCGCTACCTGGTGAACGACGCCGCGGTGCTGCTGGGCAAGCCCTACGTCTGGGGCTCGATCTTCCGGTTCGAGGGCCAGGCGTCGGTGTTCTGGGAGGACGCCCCCGACGGGCAGGGCCTCAACTACCGCGACCTCTACCCGGAGCCCCCGCCGCCCGGGATGGTCCCGTCCTGCGCCGAGGGCGGGGTGCTGGGCGTGCTCTGCGCGTCGATCGGCTCGATCATGGTCAACGAGGCCGTCAAGCTGATCACCGGTATCGGCGAGCCGCTGCTCGGCCGCCTGGTGATCTACGACGCGCTGGAGACCACCTGGCGCCAGGTGAAGATCCGCAAGGACCCGGAGACGCCGAAGATCACCGAGCTGATCGACTACGAGGCGTTCTGCGGCACCGTCACCCAGGACGCGCAGGACGCGGCGGCCGGCAACACGATCACCGTCGGCGAGCTCAAGCAGATGATCGACGCGGGCAAGGACTTCCAGCTCATCGACGTCCGCGAGCCGCACGAGTACGAGATCGTGAACATCCCGGGCGCGACGCTGATCCCCAAGGACCGGATCCTGTCCGGCGAGGCGCTGTCCGAGATCTCCCAGGACCGGCCGGTGGTGCTGCACTGCAAGTCCGGCGGCCGCTCCGCCGAGGCCCTCGCGGCGCTGCACAAGGCAGGCTTCGCCGACGCCGTCCACGTCGGCGGGGGCGTGCTGTCCTGGGTCAAGCAGATCGACCCCTCGCAGCCGACCTACTGA